One genomic segment of Erythrobacter sp. THAF29 includes these proteins:
- a CDS encoding phage holin family protein has product MRDEENPAAAEHDALPPSDSADTGTPPLVDQAVDSDNEGYDEGLVDEIVALIDDGRTYAEAEIAFQKTRGKLAGRGVGKAIAFAAVALITLHIAVLALAVGLVIALEPLVTIWGAIAIVVGMLLLVTAILVMKAKASGEMVGSLFSSGEDGSST; this is encoded by the coding sequence ATGCGTGATGAGGAAAATCCGGCCGCGGCGGAGCATGATGCCCTGCCGCCGTCGGATTCAGCCGATACCGGCACGCCCCCCCTTGTCGATCAGGCAGTCGACAGCGACAACGAGGGCTACGATGAGGGTCTCGTCGACGAGATCGTTGCACTCATCGATGATGGCCGGACATATGCCGAAGCCGAGATCGCTTTCCAGAAAACCCGCGGCAAACTTGCCGGGCGCGGCGTCGGCAAGGCGATTGCATTTGCGGCGGTCGCGCTAATCACGCTTCACATCGCGGTGCTTGCCCTAGCGGTGGGTCTCGTCATAGCTCTTGAACCACTGGTCACGATCTGGGGCGCGATCGCCATCGTTGTCGGTATGCTCCTGCTGGTTACCGCCATCCTCGTTATGAAAGCCAAGGCGAGCGGTGAAATGGTCGGCAGCCTGTTCAGTTCTGGCGAGGACGGTTCATCGACATGA
- the eno gene encoding phosphopyruvate hydratase, translated as MTAIIDLHGREILDSRGNPTVEVDVLLDDGSFGRAAVPSGASTGAHEAVELRDGDKGRYKGKGVLKAVEAVNTEIRDLLIGAFDAEDQRDIDLSMIALDDTPNKGRLGANAILGTSLAVAKAAANARGLPLYSYLGGVSAHVLPVPMMNIINGGEHADNPIDIQEFMIMPVGADSLAEAVRWGSEVFHTLKKGLSDKGLATAVGDEGGFAPDLASTRAALDFIMASVEQAGFAPGEDIVLALDCAATEFFRDGKYEISGENLSLDGAGMADYLARLCDDYPIMSVEDGMSEDDFEGWKAVTDTIGDKVQLVGDDLFVTNPERLSDGIERGLANSLLVKVNQIGTLTETLAAVDMAHRARYTSVMSHRSGETEDATIADLAVATNCGQIKTGSLARSDRLAKYNQLIRIEEELGDSAVYAGRGCFGALSG; from the coding sequence ATGACTGCGATTATCGACCTGCACGGACGCGAGATTCTCGACAGCCGTGGAAATCCCACCGTCGAAGTGGACGTGTTGCTCGATGATGGAAGCTTTGGCCGCGCCGCAGTGCCATCGGGCGCGTCGACAGGTGCGCACGAAGCGGTCGAACTGCGCGATGGCGACAAAGGGCGATACAAGGGTAAGGGCGTGCTGAAGGCCGTCGAGGCGGTCAATACCGAGATCCGCGACCTGCTGATCGGGGCCTTCGATGCCGAGGACCAGCGCGATATCGACCTCTCCATGATTGCGCTCGATGACACTCCCAACAAGGGACGGCTCGGCGCCAACGCGATCCTCGGTACCAGTCTTGCAGTTGCCAAAGCTGCTGCGAATGCGCGCGGATTGCCGCTTTACTCATATCTCGGCGGTGTTTCGGCGCATGTCCTGCCGGTGCCTATGATGAACATCATCAATGGCGGCGAGCACGCAGATAACCCGATCGATATTCAGGAATTCATGATCATGCCCGTCGGCGCAGACAGCCTTGCCGAGGCGGTGCGCTGGGGCTCCGAGGTGTTCCACACCTTGAAGAAAGGCCTGTCGGACAAGGGGCTTGCGACTGCGGTGGGCGACGAAGGCGGTTTTGCCCCGGACCTCGCCAGCACGCGCGCGGCGCTCGATTTCATCATGGCGTCAGTGGAACAGGCCGGCTTTGCGCCGGGCGAGGATATTGTGCTCGCACTCGACTGCGCCGCGACCGAATTTTTCAGGGACGGCAAATACGAGATTTCCGGCGAAAACCTCAGCCTCGATGGGGCGGGGATGGCCGATTACCTCGCGAGGTTGTGCGACGACTATCCGATTATGTCGGTCGAGGACGGGATGAGCGAAGACGATTTCGAGGGTTGGAAGGCTGTAACCGATACAATCGGCGATAAGGTCCAGCTGGTCGGTGACGATCTGTTCGTCACCAATCCGGAGCGCCTCTCCGATGGAATCGAGCGCGGGCTGGCTAACTCGCTCCTGGTGAAGGTCAACCAGATCGGAACGCTTACCGAGACACTCGCCGCCGTCGATATGGCGCACCGTGCACGCTATACCAGCGTGATGAGCCACCGCTCAGGCGAGACCGAGGATGCGACCATCGCCGACCTAGCTGTGGCGACCAATTGCGGGCAGATCAAGACCGGCTCGCTCGCACGCTCGGACCGTCTCGCCAAGTACAACCAGCTTATCCGCATCGAAGAGGAATTGGGCGACAGCGCAGTTTATGCAGGGCGGGGTTGCTTCGGCGCGCTCTCTGGCTGA
- a CDS encoding winged helix DNA-binding protein, protein MGKPGAPRLPAEIAPISQEVADAPLDLDRLAQQLSAIAEQLRDHDSPQARDHRRAPGDSKAFQETTSAKPNRADTREQIRQKNARIARAIYDNRRKRDGIFGTSELFGEPAWDILLDLYVAEAEGKAVSVSSACIGSASPSTTGLRWLGVLSEAGLVAREHDPEDQRRVLVRLSAKGLEAMDRYFDEVGFAP, encoded by the coding sequence ATGGGTAAGCCGGGCGCTCCCCGGCTGCCCGCCGAAATCGCACCGATTTCTCAAGAGGTCGCTGACGCGCCACTTGATCTCGACAGATTGGCCCAGCAGCTCTCCGCAATAGCGGAACAGTTGCGCGACCATGACAGTCCGCAAGCGCGGGATCACCGTCGCGCGCCGGGAGACAGCAAAGCCTTCCAGGAAACGACGTCCGCAAAGCCGAACCGCGCCGACACGCGAGAGCAAATCAGGCAAAAAAACGCTCGAATTGCCCGGGCAATCTACGACAATCGGCGCAAGCGCGACGGCATCTTTGGTACGTCCGAACTGTTTGGAGAACCCGCTTGGGACATCCTGCTCGATCTCTATGTTGCCGAGGCGGAGGGAAAAGCAGTCTCAGTGTCGAGCGCATGCATCGGGTCGGCATCGCCATCGACCACTGGGTTGAGGTGGCTCGGTGTACTCAGCGAGGCTGGTCTGGTCGCACGCGAGCATGATCCCGAAGACCAGCGGCGTGTGCTGGTTCGTCTTTCAGCCAAGGGGCTGGAAGCGATGGACCGCTATTTCGATGAAGTCGGCTTCGCTCCCTGA
- the ribH gene encoding 6,7-dimethyl-8-ribityllumazine synthase, which translates to MARFLIVEARFYAHLNDMLVAGARAALEAEGHEVEVLTVPGALEIPGAIALAAESGEFDGFVAIGVVIRGETYHFEIVAGESARAIMALTMDGIPIGNGILTVENEEQAIVRADPSQKDKGGEAAKAALALLALGERFGR; encoded by the coding sequence ATGGCTCGTTTCCTCATCGTCGAAGCGCGGTTCTACGCGCACCTTAATGATATGCTCGTCGCAGGTGCGAGGGCTGCGCTTGAAGCGGAAGGACACGAGGTCGAAGTGCTGACTGTACCCGGTGCGCTCGAGATACCGGGAGCCATCGCACTCGCTGCCGAAAGTGGCGAATTCGACGGTTTCGTTGCAATTGGCGTGGTGATCCGGGGAGAGACTTACCACTTCGAAATCGTCGCTGGCGAAAGCGCGCGCGCGATCATGGCATTGACCATGGACGGCATACCAATCGGTAACGGCATCCTGACAGTCGAAAACGAGGAACAGGCAATCGTGCGTGCCGACCCATCGCAAAAGGACAAGGGAGGGGAAGCGGCCAAGGCTGCTCTGGCATTGCTAGCGTTGGGCGAACGCTTCGGTCGCTGA
- the ribB gene encoding 3,4-dihydroxy-2-butanone-4-phosphate synthase gives MNTSLITRIRDLIASGRFTKAGLARAAGLHANTLRDAAEPDWNPTAETLSKLQNFLDANDDTPVLVGIEEIIDEARNGRMYILVDDEDRENEGDLIIPAQMATPAAINFMATHGRGLICLALDKARCEQLGLEPMTRNNKESMQTAFTVSIEAKEGVTTGISAADRARTVSVAIDATKGADDIVTPGHVFPLMARDGGTLVRAGHTEAAVDISRLAGLNPSGVICEIMNEDGTMARLDDLIAFARKHNLKIGTIRDLIAYRMRNDHLVERIDESSFESDYGGQWRLITYRNRVENSQAYVLQKGHVTPGEPTLARVHPISVFDDLLGQPGPRKRTLQRAMGAIGDHGSGVIVILTSRIGKSEWSEDEEIRNIGIGSQILADLGVHDMILLSNSRPDLVAVEGYGISITDFKSIPE, from the coding sequence ATGAACACATCGCTCATCACACGAATCCGCGACCTAATCGCATCGGGCAGATTTACCAAGGCCGGCCTAGCCCGGGCCGCGGGGCTTCATGCCAACACCCTGCGCGATGCGGCCGAACCCGACTGGAATCCCACTGCCGAAACACTTTCGAAGCTCCAGAACTTCCTCGACGCCAATGATGATACGCCTGTGCTGGTCGGGATCGAGGAGATTATCGATGAAGCACGCAACGGTCGCATGTACATACTCGTCGATGACGAAGACCGCGAGAACGAGGGCGACCTGATTATTCCCGCGCAGATGGCAACGCCCGCTGCGATCAATTTCATGGCGACGCACGGTCGCGGTCTCATCTGTCTTGCACTCGACAAGGCACGCTGCGAGCAGCTCGGACTCGAACCGATGACCCGCAACAACAAGGAAAGCATGCAAACCGCCTTCACAGTCTCGATCGAGGCGAAAGAAGGCGTGACCACCGGCATTTCCGCAGCGGACCGCGCGCGCACAGTCTCGGTTGCGATCGATGCGACAAAGGGCGCGGACGATATCGTCACGCCTGGACACGTCTTCCCGCTGATGGCGCGCGACGGGGGAACTCTTGTCCGCGCAGGTCACACGGAGGCTGCCGTCGATATCTCGCGTCTAGCAGGCCTCAACCCTTCAGGCGTAATTTGCGAGATCATGAACGAAGACGGGACGATGGCCCGGCTCGACGACCTCATCGCATTCGCACGGAAGCACAACCTCAAGATCGGGACCATTCGCGATCTTATCGCCTACCGCATGCGCAACGACCACCTCGTGGAACGTATCGATGAGAGCAGTTTCGAGAGCGATTACGGAGGCCAGTGGCGGCTGATCACCTATCGCAACCGTGTCGAGAACAGTCAGGCATATGTTCTGCAAAAAGGCCATGTGACGCCTGGAGAGCCCACCCTCGCACGGGTCCATCCCATCTCGGTATTCGACGACCTGCTCGGTCAACCAGGCCCGCGCAAGCGCACTTTGCAGCGCGCGATGGGTGCGATCGGCGATCACGGTTCTGGCGTGATCGTTATCCTGACCAGCAGGATCGGCAAAAGCGAATGGAGCGAGGACGAGGAAATCCGCAATATCGGGATCGGTTCGCAGATCCTTGCCGACCTCGGCGTCCACGATATGATCCTGCTGTCCAATTCGCGGCCCGACCTCGTGGCTGTGGAAGGCTACGGCATCAGCATTACCGACTTCAAATCCATCCCGGAGTAA
- a CDS encoding LuxR family transcriptional regulator, giving the protein MQQHFETIESIEDLGEVLWYAVGVCEDLGAIRQSYHFTPLFQRQNSERTVVHAHGFDPEWIKIYEESDFRKKDPIPPRTMAHGRLLTWKDAQTIAPNTPDNEEYFAAMKEFGLVHGFGLPLFGPRSRNAYASIDFDRPLEEVDKTIIGNVRMISQAAHQRVCVLLEAEREPIELSRRELEVLSWIVKGKSLSVIADILGLSPDTVKTYAKRIYAKLDANDRVGAVVKALKLGLVTA; this is encoded by the coding sequence ATGCAACAGCATTTCGAGACTATTGAATCGATTGAGGACCTAGGCGAGGTGCTTTGGTACGCCGTTGGCGTATGTGAAGACTTGGGCGCTATTCGCCAAAGCTATCATTTTACTCCACTTTTCCAACGACAGAATTCCGAAAGAACGGTTGTTCACGCACACGGTTTCGATCCGGAATGGATCAAGATCTACGAAGAATCGGATTTCCGGAAAAAGGATCCAATCCCTCCGCGGACGATGGCGCATGGGCGATTGTTGACTTGGAAAGACGCCCAGACCATCGCTCCAAACACGCCCGACAACGAAGAATACTTTGCCGCCATGAAGGAGTTCGGCCTTGTTCATGGCTTCGGCCTACCGCTCTTCGGACCGCGCAGCCGAAACGCCTATGCCTCGATCGATTTCGATCGTCCGCTGGAAGAAGTCGACAAAACGATCATTGGCAATGTGCGGATGATTTCGCAGGCCGCTCATCAGCGCGTGTGCGTCCTCCTCGAAGCGGAGAGAGAGCCGATCGAACTGTCCCGGCGCGAACTTGAGGTGCTGAGCTGGATCGTGAAGGGCAAATCTCTTTCGGTCATTGCGGACATACTCGGTCTCTCACCCGATACGGTAAAGACTTACGCCAAGCGGATTTACGCGAAACTCGATGCCAATGACCGGGTTGGAGCGGTGGTAAAGGCACTCAAGCTCGGGCTGGTCACTGCCTGA
- the rodA gene encoding rod shape-determining protein RodA, with protein sequence MLIPLFLLVAFGAAVLYSAAGGSMQPFAASHLLRFGVFLVMASVIASLPRELVKFLTYPAYAVVLILLVAVEIIGQVGGGSQRWLDLGFMVLQPSELMKPVIVVTLAHFYSTLPVGLIATWRALVLPGAMIGAPVALVLLQPDLGTSLAIAFGGGVVMLLAGLPLRWFVTGGAIAAAATPLVYFFGLQPYQQRRVMTMFNPEADPLGAGYHITQSKIAIGSGGIFGKGFNNGSQSHLQYLPEPHTDFVFATMAEEWGLIGGLFVIVIFAVILRWGWNVARASRDRFATLVAAGMVATIFFYIAVNLLMVMGMAPVVGIPLPFMSHGGSSMMTNMICIGALMMVNRWNREAPRGGLSG encoded by the coding sequence ATGCTGATCCCGCTCTTCCTGCTTGTCGCGTTCGGAGCGGCAGTGCTTTATTCTGCAGCAGGCGGATCAATGCAGCCGTTCGCCGCATCGCACCTGCTCCGCTTCGGGGTTTTCCTCGTCATGGCGTCCGTCATCGCCTCTTTGCCGCGCGAATTGGTGAAGTTCCTGACCTATCCGGCCTACGCCGTCGTGCTCATCCTCCTCGTCGCGGTAGAAATCATCGGGCAGGTCGGAGGCGGTAGCCAGCGCTGGCTCGACCTCGGATTCATGGTGCTCCAGCCGTCCGAGTTGATGAAGCCGGTCATCGTGGTGACGCTTGCGCATTTCTATTCGACGCTACCGGTCGGCCTCATTGCGACATGGCGCGCGCTCGTATTGCCAGGCGCTATGATCGGGGCTCCGGTCGCACTTGTCCTCTTGCAGCCGGATCTCGGTACATCGCTTGCGATCGCATTTGGCGGCGGGGTCGTGATGCTGCTCGCGGGTCTTCCACTCAGGTGGTTCGTGACCGGAGGAGCGATTGCCGCCGCCGCGACGCCGCTGGTCTATTTCTTCGGCCTGCAACCGTATCAGCAACGCCGGGTGATGACGATGTTCAATCCCGAAGCGGATCCTCTGGGCGCGGGATATCACATCACCCAATCGAAGATCGCAATTGGATCGGGCGGCATATTCGGAAAAGGCTTCAACAACGGCTCGCAGAGCCACCTTCAATACCTGCCGGAACCGCACACCGACTTCGTTTTCGCGACGATGGCGGAGGAATGGGGTCTGATAGGCGGACTATTCGTCATCGTCATTTTCGCCGTGATACTGCGGTGGGGCTGGAACGTCGCCCGAGCTTCGCGCGATCGCTTCGCCACTTTGGTCGCAGCAGGAATGGTCGCGACGATCTTTTTCTACATTGCGGTCAACTTGCTGATGGTCATGGGCATGGCGCCAGTTGTTGGCATCCCGCTGCCATTCATGAGCCATGGCGGTTCCTCGATGATGACCAACATGATCTGCATCGGCGCTCTAATGATGGTCAATCGATGGAACAGGGAAGCGCCGCGTGGCGGGCTTTCCGGATAA
- the mrdA gene encoding penicillin-binding protein 2 — MALFGKKKGVRKSGPVINASMLRHTFDRRSVVIGSIQGGIGVLLAVRMGYIAIAENEKYRLESESNRVNLTLIPPRRGWILDRNGAPLASNRADFRVDIIPERLEDPDATIDQIGELLELDETRILDLKREVEISGGYQPIEVASGLDYEQFASLSVRLPDLQGVVPQRGFSRFYPTGSSVGHLIGYVGPANAEEYAEEDRNPLLVTPGYKIGKDGLEKQFEKELRGVPGARRVEVTAGGRIIRDLETREDIQGNPVQLTIDGPLQDFAARRIGLESGSVVVMDCDTGDLLCMASMPSFDPNSFSDGIGSVEYAMLRENERVPLRNKVLQGLYPPGSTVKPMHCMAFLKEGIDPNETIICGGGRRIGNRFFNCWNNHGVVDMAKAIYQSCDSYFYHFAQQVGFDKVAAMAKDLGLGKQYPLPVTTQFFGTVPTPDWKLEKFGREWQPYDTVNASIGQGYYLTSPLQLAVMSTRLATGKRLNPRLVMDGPVKEPPSYNFADEQINYIRQAMSDVVNGPGTAGRGRLPLDDVQMAGKTGTAQVVSLRFSDGRSGPWKYRDHGLFVFFAPVDKPKYAGAVVIEHGGGSGAAYPIARDVMTFMFDPAKGLEALTALEKQWGGTAQERLEAQYAAYAAKRGADVPPQPRRDEEIFDLVEAEARLDANRTQEAGDDFVAPRPDPVASGSPVQSTDNAR, encoded by the coding sequence ATGGCGTTGTTCGGAAAAAAGAAGGGTGTTCGCAAGTCCGGCCCGGTGATCAATGCCTCCATGCTGCGGCACACTTTCGACCGGCGCAGCGTTGTCATAGGTTCGATCCAAGGCGGTATCGGTGTTCTGCTGGCTGTCCGCATGGGCTACATCGCGATTGCCGAGAATGAGAAGTATAGGCTCGAATCCGAAAGCAACCGCGTCAACCTGACGCTCATCCCACCTCGCCGGGGATGGATTCTCGATCGCAACGGAGCGCCGCTCGCTTCGAACCGCGCCGACTTCCGCGTCGATATCATTCCAGAGAGGTTGGAAGATCCTGACGCGACAATCGACCAGATCGGCGAGCTCCTCGAACTCGATGAAACGCGCATCCTCGATCTCAAGCGCGAGGTCGAGATCTCAGGCGGTTACCAACCTATCGAGGTCGCGAGCGGCCTCGATTACGAACAGTTCGCCTCCTTGAGTGTGCGCCTGCCCGATCTGCAAGGGGTTGTCCCACAGCGCGGTTTTTCGCGTTTTTACCCGACCGGATCGAGCGTCGGTCATCTGATCGGTTATGTCGGGCCTGCGAATGCCGAAGAATATGCCGAGGAGGACCGCAACCCATTGCTCGTCACGCCCGGCTACAAGATCGGCAAGGACGGGCTCGAGAAGCAGTTCGAGAAAGAGCTACGCGGTGTACCTGGGGCGCGAAGGGTCGAGGTCACGGCCGGCGGACGGATCATTCGCGATCTCGAAACCCGCGAGGATATCCAGGGCAACCCGGTCCAGCTGACCATTGACGGGCCTTTGCAGGACTTTGCCGCGCGCCGGATCGGGCTCGAAAGCGGTTCGGTCGTCGTGATGGATTGCGACACCGGCGATCTTCTCTGCATGGCATCCATGCCGAGCTTCGATCCCAACAGTTTTTCAGACGGTATCGGCAGCGTTGAATACGCGATGTTGCGCGAAAACGAGCGCGTTCCTTTGCGCAACAAGGTGCTCCAGGGCCTCTACCCGCCAGGTTCAACGGTCAAACCGATGCATTGCATGGCGTTTCTCAAGGAGGGGATCGATCCGAACGAAACGATAATCTGCGGCGGCGGTCGCAGGATTGGCAATCGATTCTTCAATTGCTGGAACAATCACGGCGTCGTCGACATGGCGAAGGCGATCTACCAGTCGTGCGACAGTTACTTCTACCATTTCGCGCAGCAGGTCGGGTTCGACAAAGTTGCGGCGATGGCGAAGGATCTCGGCTTGGGCAAACAGTACCCCCTTCCTGTAACGACCCAGTTCTTCGGAACGGTCCCAACGCCGGATTGGAAGCTGGAAAAATTCGGTCGCGAATGGCAGCCCTACGACACGGTCAACGCCTCCATCGGACAGGGATACTACCTCACCAGCCCGCTGCAACTTGCTGTGATGAGCACCCGGCTTGCAACCGGCAAAAGGCTGAACCCGCGTCTCGTTATGGACGGACCGGTGAAAGAACCGCCCAGCTACAATTTTGCAGATGAGCAGATCAACTACATCCGGCAGGCCATGAGCGACGTGGTCAATGGCCCCGGCACCGCTGGTCGCGGTCGGCTGCCGCTCGATGATGTGCAGATGGCAGGCAAGACCGGCACTGCTCAGGTCGTTTCTCTCAGGTTCTCGGACGGGCGCAGCGGACCGTGGAAGTATCGCGATCACGGCCTGTTCGTATTCTTCGCCCCGGTCGATAAGCCCAAATATGCAGGCGCAGTCGTGATTGAACACGGGGGCGGATCGGGTGCTGCCTATCCGATTGCACGCGATGTCATGACTTTCATGTTCGATCCGGCGAAAGGGCTCGAAGCGCTGACCGCGCTCGAAAAGCAGTGGGGCGGTACCGCACAGGAACGCCTCGAAGCTCAGTATGCCGCCTACGCCGCCAAGCGCGGAGCCGATGTCCCGCCCCAGCCCCGCCGAGACGAAGAGATTTTCGATCTGGTCGAAGCGGAAGCGCGCCTCGATGCGAACCGCACCCAGGAGGCCGGCGACGATTTCGTCGCACCCCGCCCCGATCCGGTCGCATCAGGTTCCCCGGTCCAGAGCACGGATAACGCGCGGTGA
- a CDS encoding rod shape-determining protein MreD, translating to MNDRLSSARPRRRVTSYGTGINRVESPLRAQTVPYISILLGSFLPTFLLADVMPLLPPIGFMMLLGWRIMRPGFLPLWVGVPLGAFDDLFSGQPFGSGILLFSVAMITLELIETRFPWRGFWQDWFTAGFALVLYILSAMVVSGASLTIHLFLAAIPQILLAVLLYPVMSRMIAWLDRYRLARARRLG from the coding sequence TTGAACGACCGCCTTTCCTCTGCACGTCCACGTCGCCGGGTGACCTCTTATGGCACTGGGATCAACCGCGTAGAATCCCCGCTCCGTGCGCAGACCGTCCCGTACATTTCGATACTGCTCGGCTCTTTCCTCCCGACTTTCCTCCTGGCCGACGTGATGCCGCTCTTGCCGCCTATCGGCTTTATGATGCTTCTTGGATGGAGGATCATGCGCCCCGGCTTCCTTCCTCTCTGGGTGGGTGTACCACTTGGAGCGTTCGACGATCTATTCAGCGGCCAACCCTTCGGCAGCGGAATATTGCTATTTTCGGTCGCGATGATCACGCTCGAGCTGATTGAGACGCGGTTCCCCTGGAGAGGATTCTGGCAGGACTGGTTCACCGCAGGTTTTGCGCTCGTACTCTATATACTAAGCGCAATGGTGGTTTCCGGCGCTAGTTTGACAATACATCTGTTCCTTGCAGCAATCCCGCAGATCCTGCTGGCTGTGCTGCTTTATCCTGTTATGTCGCGCATGATCGCGTGGCTCGATCGCTATCGCCTGGCCCGCGCGCGGAGGCTGGGATGA
- the mreC gene encoding rod shape-determining protein MreC, which produces MAPPSSRRTSGFSKKAQYSVFTGYLLAALGALLGLALLALSLWQPSALAPLRGGAQDAVAPVGEGTAAVRSTSVSFWDSIGGYIQAGSQNAALRKEVEIARIRLKEAEAIKQENERLKSLLALSESEIEPVAVARLVGSSSTSSRRFAYIARGRNDGIEVGMPVRSPRGVIGRVLEVARGSSRILLLTDTESVLPVRRSSDETVAFAEGRGDGLLRIRLINLGLNPLEVGDVFVTSGAGGYYRPGVAVAVLSELTADGGIARLIADPSATDFVSVEPIYVPEAVEAASIPATRELNDAELEN; this is translated from the coding sequence ATGGCGCCGCCGTCATCGCGCCGAACATCGGGTTTTTCGAAGAAGGCCCAATACTCGGTCTTCACCGGATACCTGCTGGCAGCGCTGGGCGCGTTGCTGGGCCTCGCCCTGCTCGCTCTCTCATTGTGGCAACCCTCCGCCCTCGCCCCGTTACGCGGCGGCGCGCAAGATGCAGTTGCCCCGGTCGGCGAAGGCACCGCCGCCGTCCGCAGCACATCGGTCAGCTTCTGGGATTCCATCGGCGGCTATATCCAGGCCGGATCGCAGAATGCAGCGTTGCGCAAAGAGGTCGAGATCGCGCGCATCCGGCTCAAGGAAGCAGAAGCGATCAAGCAGGAAAACGAGCGGCTGAAATCGCTCTTGGCCTTGTCCGAAAGCGAGATCGAGCCTGTAGCCGTCGCACGGCTAGTCGGCTCGAGTTCGACCAGCAGCCGTCGCTTTGCCTATATCGCTCGGGGCAGGAACGACGGCATAGAAGTCGGCATGCCCGTCCGCTCACCGCGGGGAGTAATCGGGCGCGTGCTGGAAGTTGCTCGCGGGTCTTCGCGCATCCTGCTGCTTACCGATACGGAAAGCGTGCTGCCGGTGCGCCGGTCGAGCGACGAGACTGTCGCCTTTGCCGAAGGGCGTGGGGATGGATTGCTGCGTATTCGCCTGATCAATCTCGGTCTCAACCCGCTTGAAGTCGGGGATGTTTTCGTCACCAGCGGTGCAGGAGGATATTATCGTCCGGGCGTCGCAGTCGCGGTCCTGAGCGAGCTGACTGCCGATGGCGGCATCGCCCGCCTAATCGCCGATCCGTCAGCAACCGATTTCGTGTCGGTAGAACCCATATACGTGCCCGAAGCGGTCGAGGCTGCGAGCATTCCCGCGACACGGGAGCTGAACGACGCAGAGCTCGAAAATTGA
- a CDS encoding rod shape-determining protein codes for MSFFSNLFKFGSQNMAIDLGTANTLVYVQDQGIILNEPSVVAIETINGIKRVKAVGDDAKMMMGKTPDTIEAIRPLRDGVIADIEIAEEMIKHFIRKVHGKRNLLRYPEIVICVPSGSTSVEKRAIRDAASNAGASEVHLILEPMAAAIGADMPVTEPVGSMVVDIGGGTTEVAVLSLRGLAYTTSVRTGGDKMDEAIVSYVRRHHNLLIGDSTAERIKKDYGIAVVPEDGVGETITLKGRDLVNGVPKEITINQAHVAEALNEPIGAIVEGVRIALENTAPELAADIVDQGIVLTGGGALIRRLDEHLREETGLPVSIAEDPLTCVAIGTGRAMEDPIYRGVLMSA; via the coding sequence ATGAGCTTCTTCTCAAATCTCTTTAAGTTCGGTTCCCAGAACATGGCGATCGATCTCGGCACCGCCAACACGCTCGTCTACGTGCAGGACCAGGGCATTATCCTGAACGAGCCTTCGGTGGTAGCGATCGAGACGATCAACGGCATCAAGCGGGTGAAGGCCGTAGGCGACGATGCTAAAATGATGATGGGTAAGACACCGGACACGATCGAGGCCATTCGACCGCTGCGTGACGGGGTCATCGCCGATATCGAAATCGCCGAAGAGATGATCAAGCACTTCATCCGCAAGGTCCACGGCAAACGTAATCTGCTGCGCTACCCCGAGATCGTGATCTGCGTCCCCTCGGGCTCGACCTCGGTCGAAAAGCGCGCGATCCGCGATGCGGCCTCGAATGCGGGTGCTTCGGAAGTTCACTTGATCCTGGAACCGATGGCAGCGGCCATTGGCGCGGATATGCCGGTTACCGAGCCGGTGGGCAGCATGGTCGTCGACATCGGCGGCGGCACGACCGAAGTTGCGGTGCTTTCGCTGCGCGGCCTTGCTTACACCACCTCGGTCCGTACGGGCGGCGACAAGATGGACGAGGCGATCGTTTCCTATGTCCGCCGACATCACAACCTGCTCATCGGGGACAGCACTGCCGAGCGGATCAAGAAAGACTACGGTATCGCTGTGGTGCCGGAAGACGGCGTAGGCGAGACTATCACCCTCAAAGGCCGCGATTTGGTGAACGGTGTGCCTAAGGAAATCACGATCAACCAGGCACACGTCGCCGAAGCTCTGAACGAACCGATCGGCGCAATCGTCGAAGGTGTTCGCATCGCGCTTGAAAACACGGCGCCGGAGCTCGCCGCCGATATCGTCGACCAGGGCATCGTGCTGACCGGCGGCGGCGCGCTCATCCGCCGTCTCGACGAGCATTTGCGCGAAGAAACCGGCCTGCCGGTCTCGATCGCCGAAGATCCGCTCACCTGCGTCGCCATCGGCACAGGCCGGGCCATGGAAGATCCGATCTATCGCGGCGTCTTGATGAGCGCATAA